The Candidatus Limnocylindrales bacterium genome has a segment encoding these proteins:
- the dnaX gene encoding DNA polymerase III subunit gamma/tau has translation MSYEVIARKWRPQQFDEVIGQSHVTQTLKNAISGGRIAHAFLFSGTRGVGKTTTARILAKALNCQKEEKPTPVPCDNCEACLEIKQGISVDVLEIDGASNRGIDEIRELRESVKYAPAKFRYKVYIIDEVHMLTREAFNALLKTLEEPPKHVVFILATTDVHKIPVTILSRCQRFDFRRVSLKELTASLKHIAESESVQIDDQSLVYIAKAAEGSMRDAQSLLDQIISYSGTQVHQEDVRALLGVIGQETLRLFAEVILSKKTREIFQLVEDLTLRGYDLGQFCKELIEYFRNLIVVKLIPDPHTFIEDISLDLQKLQEQAQKVSLQELQQIFKFLLETESELKRTSYPRFVLEMALIRAGQLASLQPVESLLEKIQQLEEKLASEGSLDLEPPKGSENSLDLFREWSSRSRPSQPPVLEKPLLSEKMKVPKQEEPVEPPPPMETGVVEKSEEILVGGEDRSASPGDEKDSEPVGDVWERILARTEKIKPSLNSTLRKGQVIEVSPEAIVIGFSKNSSFAKEKVEEPDSLKIIRDILHEEFKITPKIKVTFLKEEQDIPRENGKFARPVPSVIQPSVEVNSPVGERSQVSTSDPTMLEDDEQKVLKKILQLFDGKAPQ, from the coding sequence ATGTCTTACGAAGTTATTGCCCGGAAATGGCGTCCCCAACAATTTGATGAGGTTATCGGGCAGAGTCACGTAACCCAAACGCTAAAAAATGCAATTTCTGGTGGACGTATTGCCCATGCTTTCCTGTTCTCAGGAACTCGAGGAGTTGGAAAAACAACCACCGCCCGTATTCTGGCCAAAGCACTTAATTGCCAAAAGGAAGAGAAACCGACTCCTGTTCCCTGTGATAACTGTGAGGCCTGCTTAGAAATTAAACAGGGGATTTCGGTGGACGTCCTTGAAATCGACGGCGCCTCCAATCGGGGAATCGATGAAATCCGGGAACTTCGTGAGAGTGTTAAATACGCTCCTGCCAAATTCCGTTATAAGGTCTACATCATCGATGAAGTCCACATGCTAACCCGCGAGGCTTTTAATGCACTCCTGAAGACGTTGGAAGAACCTCCTAAACACGTGGTTTTCATCCTGGCTACCACCGATGTTCATAAAATCCCGGTTACCATCCTCTCCCGCTGTCAACGGTTCGATTTTCGAAGGGTTTCGCTAAAAGAGCTTACGGCAAGCCTGAAACATATCGCAGAATCGGAATCCGTCCAGATAGATGACCAAAGCCTGGTTTATATCGCCAAAGCCGCCGAGGGGAGTATGCGGGATGCCCAAAGCCTTCTCGATCAGATCATCTCGTATAGCGGAACTCAGGTCCACCAGGAAGATGTTCGTGCTCTATTGGGAGTTATCGGTCAGGAAACTTTAAGGCTTTTTGCCGAGGTTATTTTATCTAAAAAAACCCGGGAGATTTTTCAACTCGTAGAAGATTTGACGCTTCGCGGATATGATTTAGGACAGTTTTGTAAAGAACTCATCGAGTACTTCCGCAATTTGATCGTGGTAAAGCTGATTCCCGATCCCCATACCTTTATCGAGGATATCTCTCTGGATCTTCAAAAATTACAAGAACAGGCTCAGAAGGTCTCTCTCCAGGAACTCCAGCAAATTTTTAAATTCTTGCTGGAAACCGAATCGGAGTTAAAACGTACTTCTTATCCCCGGTTTGTTTTAGAAATGGCTTTAATCCGTGCAGGCCAGCTCGCTTCTCTTCAACCTGTAGAAAGCCTCCTAGAGAAAATTCAGCAACTGGAAGAAAAGCTGGCCTCCGAAGGCTCTTTAGATTTAGAACCCCCGAAAGGTTCAGAAAATTCCCTGGATCTCTTCAGGGAGTGGAGTTCTCGCTCCAGACCATCCCAGCCTCCTGTCCTGGAAAAGCCCCTTTTATCTGAGAAAATGAAGGTACCCAAACAGGAAGAACCGGTAGAACCGCCCCCTCCTATGGAAACCGGAGTGGTCGAGAAATCGGAAGAAATCCTGGTCGGAGGGGAAGATCGTTCGGCATCGCCGGGGGATGAAAAAGATTCGGAACCGGTAGGGGATGTGTGGGAACGTATTCTGGCCAGAACGGAGAAAATCAAACCTTCTCTGAATTCTACTTTAAGAAAAGGTCAGGTGATTGAGGTATCTCCAGAAGCCATTGTTATCGGATTTAGTAAAAATTCCAGTTTTGCCAAAGAGAAGGTTGAGGAACCTGATAGTTTGAAGATTATTCGGGATATTTTACATGAAGAATTCAAGATAACCCCTAAAATTAAAGTAACTTTCCTTAAAGAAGAGCAGGATATTCCCAGAGAGAACGGAAAGTTTGCCAGACCGGTCCCTTCAGTCATTCAACCTTCCGTAGAAGTAAATTCCCCAGTGGGGGAACGATCCCAGGTTTCTACCTCGGATCCAACAATGTTGGAAGATGACGAGCAGAAGGTCCTTAAAAAGATCTTACAATTGTTTGATGGAAAGGCTCCCCAATGA
- a CDS encoding YbaB/EbfC family nucleoid-associated protein, with amino-acid sequence MFKGIGNLGNLGNVMKQLQEVQARMAQLQEELANKTVEGSAGGGMVTVIANGKQEIKSIRIDPGVISLNDIEMLQDLIVAAVNQAIEKSREMMAEEMSKLTGGIKIPGLTS; translated from the coding sequence ATGTTTAAAGGAATAGGAAATCTCGGAAACCTCGGAAACGTGATGAAGCAGCTTCAAGAAGTCCAGGCCCGCATGGCTCAATTACAAGAGGAACTGGCCAATAAAACGGTAGAAGGTTCTGCGGGTGGTGGTATGGTTACGGTGATAGCCAATGGAAAGCAAGAAATCAAGTCTATTCGAATCGATCCGGGGGTGATCAGTCTGAATGATATAGAAATGCTTCAAGATTTAATTGTTGCCGCCGTAAATCAGGCCATTGAGAAAAGCCGGGAAATGATGGCCGAAGAAATGTCTAAATTAACCGGTGGGATCAAAATACCCGGACTTACTTCTTAA
- a CDS encoding ABC transporter ATP-binding protein — translation MLIVDKICVFYGDIQALWEVSFQVREGEIVALVGANGAGKTTILKTLVGILRAASGTITFQDEDITHESTHKIVEKGISLIPEGRKLFPQMSVYENLEMGAYSQRARSKKNEMLARVFRLFPILEERKTQPAGTLSGGEQQMVAIGRGLMALPKLLLIDEPSLGLAPRIVKELFQVIQEINQQGVTILLVEQNVHQALKIAHRAYILETGHITLEGKGAELLQNDYIKTAYLGL, via the coding sequence GTGCTGATAGTTGATAAAATTTGTGTTTTCTATGGAGATATACAAGCCCTATGGGAAGTTTCTTTTCAGGTGAGGGAAGGGGAAATTGTCGCTCTGGTAGGAGCCAACGGAGCCGGCAAAACAACCATTTTGAAGACCCTGGTAGGGATTCTGCGTGCGGCGTCTGGAACCATTACCTTTCAAGATGAAGATATCACCCACGAGTCGACCCATAAAATCGTCGAAAAAGGAATTTCTTTAATTCCTGAAGGGCGTAAACTTTTTCCTCAAATGTCGGTCTACGAGAATCTGGAAATGGGGGCTTATTCCCAACGGGCCAGGAGTAAAAAAAATGAGATGCTCGCCCGAGTTTTTAGATTGTTTCCCATTTTAGAAGAGCGAAAAACTCAGCCGGCTGGAACCCTTAGCGGAGGAGAGCAACAGATGGTTGCCATTGGCAGAGGGTTAATGGCACTTCCCAAACTTCTGCTTATCGATGAACCTTCTCTGGGATTAGCACCTAGGATTGTTAAAGAGCTTTTTCAAGTCATTCAGGAGATTAATCAACAAGGAGTGACTATTCTTTTGGTAGAGCAGAATGTCCATCAGGCTCTGAAAATCGCTCATCGAGCCTATATACTGGAAACCGGTCATATTACCCTGGAAGGGAAAGGAGCCGAGCTCCTTCAGAATGATTATATAAAGACGGCCTATTTAGGATTGTAA
- a CDS encoding AAA family ATPase, which yields MAAKLCEMCGIRPATVRVTVTQDGRRRTLDICDMDYARLRRQDRRPLSPLESLFRGSLFEDFFRDSGLEDFESIFSDRGWRGRDREAVDLDTFLSEHTKELLQQAAQKAVEFGKKEVDTEHLLYALTDSEVVRAILNQFKISPEDLRGYIEANAPRGEYQKPEKETVEVTVSPRVKSALERAFDISRELGHSYIGPEHLLIGLVEEQDGLAGDVLRKYGLTSNALRQQVVKVVGKGAEEGRVEPPTPTPHLDKYVRDLTALARQGKLDPVIGRSTEIETTIEILARRTKNNPVLIGEPGVGKTAIVEGLAQRIVNEEVPEVLRNKRLVELNVNAMVAGSKYRGEFEERVKQVLDEIVAHKDELIIFIDELHTIMGAGQAGEGSLDVANVFKPALARGELHLIGATTLNEYQKYIEKDAALERRFQPVFIAEPTVEQTINILYGLRDRYEAHHKVRITDEAIVAAAELSDRYITNRYLPDKAIDLIDQAAARVRISATSRPREIQELENSIKQLKRERDYAVSRKEFDKAKKIESEIKTKEQQMAEATEKWKKDTASKSAEVRAEHIAEIVSKLTGIPVTELTLEERERLLKLEEKLHERVVGQEEAIKAVSDAIRLARAGLKEAGHPIATFLFLGPTGVGKTELAKSLAWVVFGDEDAVIRIDMSEYMERHTVSRLIGAPPGYVGYEEGGQLTERVRRRPYSVILLDEIEKAHPDVHNILLQVFDEGRLTDGKGRVVDFTNTIIIATSNLGSDIIQRNLHARDQDKLSYEQLKNELMGILRQHFRPEFLNRIDEIIVFHALSKEQIKEIVRLQLERVKRTAHAQNINLILEDSLVEYLAEVGYQPEFGARELKRRIRSEVETKLAAAMLKGDIKEGETVKLRYDRASQTILFDKVQEPVTQEPVSASKT from the coding sequence ATGGCTGCCAAACTTTGTGAAATGTGTGGAATCAGACCGGCGACGGTACGCGTCACGGTTACTCAGGATGGAAGACGAAGAACCCTCGATATCTGTGATATGGATTATGCGAGACTTCGCCGTCAAGATCGCAGACCCTTATCACCCCTGGAATCCCTTTTTCGAGGGAGTCTTTTCGAGGACTTTTTCAGGGACTCAGGGTTGGAGGACTTTGAGTCGATTTTTTCCGATAGAGGATGGCGCGGCAGGGATCGAGAGGCTGTTGATCTCGATACTTTCTTGAGCGAACATACAAAGGAGCTTCTCCAACAGGCCGCCCAAAAGGCAGTAGAGTTCGGCAAAAAGGAGGTGGATACCGAACATCTGTTGTACGCTTTGACCGACAGTGAAGTCGTCCGGGCCATCCTTAACCAGTTCAAAATCTCTCCTGAGGATCTCCGAGGTTATATTGAAGCCAATGCTCCCAGGGGAGAGTATCAAAAACCCGAAAAAGAGACGGTGGAGGTTACGGTTTCTCCTCGGGTGAAGAGCGCCCTGGAGCGCGCTTTTGATATTTCCCGTGAATTAGGCCACAGTTACATCGGACCGGAACATTTGCTCATCGGTCTGGTAGAGGAGCAAGATGGGCTGGCAGGGGATGTATTGCGTAAGTACGGGTTAACCTCCAATGCCCTTCGTCAACAGGTTGTGAAAGTGGTCGGAAAAGGAGCGGAAGAAGGACGCGTCGAGCCGCCAACGCCTACTCCCCATCTGGATAAATATGTGCGGGATTTGACCGCTTTAGCCCGCCAGGGGAAACTGGATCCGGTCATAGGACGTTCCACGGAGATCGAAACCACCATTGAGATTCTGGCCCGACGAACCAAGAACAATCCGGTGCTCATCGGGGAACCGGGAGTTGGCAAGACTGCCATTGTGGAAGGACTGGCCCAACGCATCGTCAACGAAGAAGTTCCAGAGGTTCTCCGCAACAAGCGATTGGTTGAGTTGAATGTGAACGCCATGGTGGCCGGGTCGAAATACCGGGGCGAATTTGAGGAGCGTGTCAAACAGGTTTTAGATGAAATCGTGGCCCATAAGGACGAATTGATTATTTTTATCGATGAATTACACACCATTATGGGAGCCGGTCAGGCCGGAGAAGGTAGCCTGGATGTGGCCAATGTCTTCAAACCGGCTCTGGCCCGGGGAGAACTCCATTTGATCGGTGCAACCACCCTTAATGAATATCAGAAGTACATTGAAAAAGATGCGGCCCTGGAGCGTCGCTTCCAACCTGTATTCATTGCAGAACCCACCGTAGAACAAACTATTAACATTTTATATGGTCTACGGGATCGTTACGAAGCCCATCATAAGGTCAGAATTACCGATGAGGCCATTGTAGCAGCGGCAGAACTCTCAGACCGGTACATTACGAACCGCTACTTGCCGGATAAAGCCATTGATCTTATCGATCAGGCCGCTGCACGGGTCCGTATTTCCGCTACCTCACGCCCTAGAGAAATTCAAGAGTTAGAGAATTCCATCAAACAACTCAAACGAGAGCGAGACTATGCCGTATCCCGCAAGGAGTTCGATAAGGCGAAAAAAATCGAATCTGAAATAAAAACCAAAGAGCAGCAAATGGCCGAAGCAACGGAAAAGTGGAAGAAGGATACAGCCTCTAAATCTGCCGAAGTGAGGGCCGAACATATTGCCGAGATTGTCTCAAAACTTACCGGTATTCCGGTCACCGAACTTACCTTGGAAGAACGGGAACGATTGCTTAAACTGGAAGAGAAGTTGCATGAACGGGTGGTCGGTCAGGAAGAAGCCATTAAAGCCGTCAGTGATGCCATTCGTCTGGCCCGAGCGGGTTTGAAAGAAGCCGGTCATCCCATTGCAACCTTTCTGTTTCTGGGTCCCACCGGGGTTGGTAAAACCGAGCTGGCAAAGTCACTGGCCTGGGTCGTCTTCGGAGATGAAGACGCCGTCATCCGCATTGACATGAGCGAATACATGGAGCGTCATACGGTTTCCCGCTTGATAGGGGCTCCGCCGGGCTATGTAGGGTACGAAGAAGGTGGACAGCTTACCGAACGGGTGCGACGCCGTCCTTACAGCGTAATTTTACTGGATGAAATTGAAAAAGCCCATCCCGATGTCCATAACATCCTTTTGCAGGTTTTCGATGAAGGTCGATTGACCGATGGAAAAGGCCGGGTAGTGGATTTTACCAATACCATTATCATCGCTACCAGCAATCTGGGTTCTGATATTATTCAGCGAAATCTCCATGCTCGGGACCAGGACAAGCTAAGTTACGAGCAACTCAAGAATGAGTTAATGGGGATCTTGAGGCAGCATTTTCGACCCGAGTTTCTCAATCGTATAGATGAAATCATTGTTTTCCACGCCCTGAGTAAAGAACAGATTAAGGAGATTGTCAGATTACAGTTGGAACGGGTCAAAAGGACGGCCCATGCCCAAAATATTAATCTGATCCTGGAGGATTCCCTGGTTGAGTATCTGGCCGAGGTGGGTTATCAACCCGAGTTCGGAGCTCGAGAACTGAAACGACGCATTCGCAGTGAAGTGGAGACAAAATTGGCTGCGGCCATGCTTAAGGGAGATATTAAAGAAGGGGAAACGGTTAAGCTTCGCTATGACCGGGCTTCCCAAACTATACTCTTTGACAAAGTCCAGGAGCCGGTAACCCAGGAGCCGGTATCTGCAAGCAAAACCTAG
- a CDS encoding ABC transporter substrate-binding protein, which yields MDRRTFLKGTGALGIIAVVQGFPALVRGAGQEIKIGATHPLTGPLADIGQSCRRGMLLAVEKINAEGGIKSLGGAPLKLLEGDDQARPEVGIAETERLIREGAVALTGPFTSQVAMAATQVAEQHQIPYVVSIGAADQITERGFKYTFRIFVTTDTIGQDVIKYIVKLSEVTHIPIKTAVLIHTNDLFGKVQSDKVIEHLKKAGSPFEIVERISYDYTSKDLSVEVARAKAAKPDVLLPISRLQDAILITREMFKQRFEVKGIIGAPSPGHYETEYIKSLGKLAEYTLDAAPWYNVKDPKVQAISTEFEKKFNKFFDLNAAYSYDAILVIADALERAASTEPDKLVEALRATRLNSHLMISRGPIQFDEKGNNINAGLSFFQIQEGRVKVIFPEEYAEAKVVFPVPLWSERK from the coding sequence ATGGATCGAAGAACCTTTCTTAAGGGCACAGGTGCTTTAGGGATTATAGCTGTTGTTCAGGGGTTTCCTGCCCTGGTTCGAGGGGCCGGGCAAGAAATTAAAATCGGCGCGACACATCCGTTAACCGGACCCTTGGCCGATATTGGTCAGTCTTGCCGCAGAGGGATGTTGTTGGCTGTAGAGAAAATTAACGCTGAGGGCGGGATTAAATCCCTAGGAGGTGCTCCACTGAAACTACTAGAGGGGGATGATCAGGCCAGGCCGGAGGTTGGGATTGCCGAAACAGAACGGCTTATTCGAGAAGGAGCCGTCGCACTGACTGGTCCTTTTACCAGTCAGGTGGCTATGGCAGCCACCCAGGTTGCAGAGCAACATCAGATCCCTTATGTCGTCAGTATCGGTGCAGCCGATCAAATTACGGAACGGGGGTTTAAGTATACCTTCCGAATCTTCGTTACCACCGATACCATCGGTCAGGATGTAATTAAATATATCGTAAAACTTTCGGAAGTGACCCACATACCCATTAAAACGGCGGTATTAATCCATACCAATGACTTGTTCGGCAAAGTTCAATCGGATAAAGTGATAGAACATTTAAAAAAAGCAGGCTCTCCCTTTGAAATTGTAGAACGAATTTCCTACGACTATACCTCCAAAGATCTGAGTGTAGAGGTGGCCAGGGCAAAGGCTGCTAAACCCGACGTGCTCCTTCCCATCTCTCGACTCCAGGATGCCATCCTCATCACCCGGGAGATGTTCAAACAGAGATTCGAGGTAAAGGGAATTATCGGTGCCCCCAGTCCGGGCCATTATGAAACAGAATATATCAAATCCCTGGGTAAACTGGCAGAGTATACCCTGGATGCCGCTCCCTGGTATAATGTCAAAGATCCTAAAGTACAGGCCATATCCACCGAGTTTGAGAAAAAATTTAATAAATTCTTTGATCTCAACGCCGCTTATAGTTACGATGCCATTCTGGTTATCGCAGATGCTCTGGAACGGGCGGCATCTACAGAGCCTGACAAACTGGTCGAAGCCTTGAGAGCTACCCGGTTAAACAGTCATCTCATGATTTCCAGAGGACCTATCCAATTCGATGAAAAAGGAAATAATATCAACGCAGGTCTTTCTTTTTTCCAAATTCAGGAAGGTCGGGTCAAGGTCATCTTTCCGGAGGAATATGCAGAGGCCAAAGTCGTTTTTCCGGTTCCCCTATGGAGTGAGAGAAAGTAG
- the tadA gene encoding tRNA adenosine(34) deaminase TadA, which translates to MENHRHEEFMRLALQEAGLAFKEGEVPVGALVVVEGQIVGKGHNQREALQDPTAHAEVLALREACRKLNSWRLPHATVYVTLEPCSMCVGALILARIQHLVYGVSDPKAGAVGSLYNLAQDPRLNHQIEVTSGILEAACSEILKTFFKTLRPVGSWKG; encoded by the coding sequence ATGGAAAATCATCGGCATGAAGAGTTTATGCGCCTGGCCCTTCAAGAGGCCGGGCTGGCCTTCAAAGAAGGTGAAGTACCCGTAGGAGCCCTTGTAGTCGTCGAAGGTCAGATAGTAGGAAAAGGTCATAATCAACGAGAAGCCCTACAGGACCCTACGGCCCATGCAGAGGTGCTGGCTCTCCGGGAAGCCTGTCGGAAGTTGAATTCCTGGCGGCTACCCCATGCAACCGTTTATGTAACTTTGGAGCCCTGTAGCATGTGTGTGGGGGCGTTAATTTTAGCTCGCATCCAGCATCTCGTGTATGGGGTCTCAGATCCCAAGGCAGGAGCAGTAGGATCCCTTTACAACCTCGCTCAAGACCCCCGGTTAAATCATCAAATCGAAGTCACTTCCGGAATCCTGGAGGCGGCCTGTAGCGAGATTTTAAAGACTTTTTTTAAAACCCTCCGCCCGGTAGGGTCTTGGAAGGGTTAA
- the recR gene encoding recombination mediator RecR — translation MIYYSLLTPLTIYQPVARYTESVAKLIDELVKLPGIGEKTAQRLTFFLLKMPVEDVRRLAKALIDLKEKIGYCSECGNLTEKELCNICSDPRRDRKVICVVEEPNDLLAIEKTGGYKGVYHVLMGSLSPLEGVGPDDIQIKSLLNRIQRESRNEIILATNPNVEGEATAMYISRLLKPLGIKITRIAHGIPVGGDLEYADEVTMARALEGRREI, via the coding sequence ATGATTTACTACTCACTACTTACTCCACTTACTATCTACCAGCCAGTGGCTCGTTATACAGAGTCGGTTGCAAAGCTTATCGACGAATTGGTCAAACTCCCTGGAATCGGAGAAAAAACTGCCCAAAGATTAACCTTTTTTCTCCTTAAAATGCCCGTAGAAGACGTACGACGTCTGGCCAAGGCTCTGATTGATCTTAAGGAGAAAATAGGATATTGCTCTGAGTGTGGGAATCTTACAGAAAAGGAACTGTGTAATATTTGTTCAGATCCCCGACGAGATCGAAAAGTCATCTGTGTGGTTGAAGAGCCCAATGATCTTCTGGCTATTGAAAAAACAGGGGGGTATAAAGGTGTCTATCATGTTCTCATGGGCTCTCTCTCCCCCTTGGAAGGAGTTGGCCCGGATGATATTCAGATCAAAAGTTTACTCAACAGGATTCAACGAGAGAGTCGTAATGAGATTATTTTAGCTACCAATCCCAATGTGGAAGGGGAAGCGACAGCCATGTACATTTCCAGACTCCTGAAACCCTTAGGCATTAAGATTACCCGAATTGCCCATGGAATTCCGGTGGGTGGAGATTTAGAATATGCCGACGAAGTAACCATGGCCAGGGCTTTAGAGGGACGGCGGGAAATTTAA
- the serS gene encoding serine--tRNA ligase: protein MLDIKFIRENVDKVSRKLKERGVEVDLQQILKVDEERRELLQVAEALKHRRNVVSEEIGRLKREKQDTTEKQEEMRKVSQEIKELDQRLKECEEKLYQLLLWVPNLPHDSVPVGTSSEDNVEVKRWGEIPQFDFQPRPHWEIGESLGILDFARATRMSGARFSLFVGAGALMVRALINFMLDLHTKEHGYIEHMPPLMVNAEAMIGTGQLPKFEQDLFKVVSTEIVEGRENKRLHYLIPTAEVPITNIHREEILEKDQLPLYYTAYTPCFRSEAGSYGKDTRGLIRQHQFDKVELVKFVEPATSYQELESLLLNAEEVLKRLKLPYRVVVLCTGDMGFASAKTYDIEVWLPAQNTYREISSCSNFEDWQARRANIRYRPAPKAKPEFVHTLNGSGVAIGRTVVAILENYQQRDGSVVIPEALRPYMNGMERISRNRV, encoded by the coding sequence ATGCTGGACATTAAATTTATTCGAGAAAATGTAGATAAGGTAAGCCGAAAGCTGAAGGAACGGGGAGTTGAGGTAGATCTTCAGCAGATTCTTAAAGTAGATGAGGAACGGCGGGAATTGCTTCAAGTTGCGGAAGCCCTCAAACATCGTCGGAATGTGGTTTCAGAAGAAATCGGACGGTTAAAAAGGGAAAAGCAGGATACTACGGAAAAACAAGAGGAGATGCGGAAGGTCTCGCAAGAAATCAAGGAACTGGATCAACGTCTTAAAGAATGCGAGGAGAAGCTTTATCAATTATTGCTCTGGGTTCCCAATTTACCCCATGATTCTGTCCCTGTAGGGACCAGCAGTGAAGATAATGTAGAGGTAAAACGGTGGGGGGAGATTCCGCAGTTTGATTTTCAACCCAGGCCCCATTGGGAGATAGGAGAATCCCTTGGAATTTTGGATTTTGCCCGGGCGACTCGAATGTCCGGTGCGCGGTTTAGTTTGTTTGTAGGAGCCGGGGCTTTAATGGTTCGGGCTTTAATCAATTTCATGCTGGACCTTCACACGAAAGAGCATGGTTATATCGAGCATATGCCTCCGTTGATGGTTAACGCGGAAGCCATGATCGGCACCGGACAACTTCCGAAGTTTGAACAGGATTTATTTAAAGTCGTCAGTACTGAGATTGTGGAGGGTCGGGAGAACAAAAGGCTTCATTATCTTATTCCCACGGCTGAAGTACCCATTACGAATATTCATCGGGAGGAGATTTTAGAGAAGGATCAACTTCCCCTCTATTATACGGCTTATACGCCTTGCTTTCGAAGTGAAGCAGGCTCCTATGGAAAGGATACCCGGGGATTAATCCGACAGCATCAGTTTGATAAAGTAGAGTTGGTCAAGTTTGTAGAACCTGCCACATCGTATCAGGAATTGGAGAGTTTGTTACTGAATGCCGAGGAGGTTTTGAAACGTTTAAAACTTCCCTATCGGGTTGTGGTACTCTGTACGGGAGATATGGGTTTTGCTTCGGCTAAAACCTATGATATTGAAGTCTGGCTACCTGCCCAGAATACGTATCGAGAAATCTCATCCTGCAGTAATTTTGAAGACTGGCAGGCGCGTCGTGCCAACATTCGTTACCGTCCGGCTCCCAAGGCAAAACCGGAATTTGTCCATACTTTAAACGGGTCGGGAGTTGCCATAGGACGAACCGTGGTAGCCATTTTAGAGAACTATCAGCAACGGGATGGAAGTGTTGTGATTCCTGAGGCCCTCAGGCCTTACATGAACGGGATGGAACGAATAAGTCGGAACCGGGTTTGA
- a CDS encoding ATP-dependent Clp protease proteolytic subunit, whose protein sequence is MDFFSLLWIFFIISSLQPVIRQKMLEMERLRMLERLERERNSRVIALIHRQETMSFLGFPLVRYIDIDDSEAILRAIKLTDPDVPIDLIIHTPGGLVLAAEQIAYALQQHPAKVTAFVPHYAMSGGTLIALAADEIVMDNNAVLGPVDPQLGQQPAASILKVLERKPIEEIEDNTLIMADIAEKAIRQVKAMVMELLREKMGEQQAERVATTLATGVFTHDYPITVREAQELGLPVSTNMPKQVYQIMALYPQTAQRRPSVEYIPTPRSREPEQPVFGSRRRK, encoded by the coding sequence ATGGACTTTTTTTCTCTGCTGTGGATTTTCTTTATTATTTCATCCCTGCAACCGGTCATTCGCCAGAAGATGCTGGAGATGGAGAGGTTACGGATGCTGGAGCGCCTGGAACGTGAAAGAAACAGCCGGGTAATTGCCCTGATTCATCGGCAGGAAACCATGAGTTTCCTGGGATTTCCCCTCGTACGATATATCGATATTGATGACTCCGAAGCCATCCTGCGTGCTATTAAACTGACCGATCCCGATGTGCCCATTGATCTGATCATCCATACGCCTGGAGGGTTAGTCCTGGCGGCAGAACAAATAGCCTATGCTTTACAGCAGCACCCGGCCAAGGTGACCGCGTTTGTACCCCATTATGCCATGTCAGGGGGTACCCTCATTGCTTTGGCTGCCGACGAGATTGTCATGGATAATAATGCCGTTCTGGGACCCGTTGATCCCCAACTCGGCCAGCAACCTGCTGCTTCCATCCTGAAAGTGCTGGAGCGAAAACCCATCGAAGAGATAGAAGATAATACGTTAATCATGGCCGATATTGCCGAGAAGGCTATTCGGCAGGTAAAAGCAATGGTAATGGAATTACTGAGGGAGAAAATGGGTGAACAGCAGGCAGAACGGGTGGCCACGACGCTGGCGACCGGGGTTTTCACCCATGATTATCCCATCACGGTTCGTGAAGCCCAAGAGCTCGGTCTACCGGTCAGTACCAATATGCCCAAACAGGTCTATCAGATTATGGCACTCTATCCCCAAACGGCCCAACGGCGTCCCTCGGTGGAGTATATTCCGACACCACGCTCCCGTGAGCCAGAGCAACCTGTGTTCGGTAGCCGAAGAAGAAAATAA